A stretch of DNA from Microlunatus sp. Gsoil 973:
CGCAGACTCGTAGATGGCGAGGACGACTTGCAGCGAGAGTCGTCCATCGGCGACGGTGACAAACGGCTCGCGGTGGTCACCGATGGCCTGGAGGAAGTCTGCGTACTGCGCGCGATGGGCCGCGTCGATGGATTCAGCCGCCTCGGACGATGGCGGTGTGGGCGGGGAATCGGTCACGGTCGTGGTGAACTGGGTGATCCTCTCATCGTCCATGACGATCACGCCCCCGTCGCCGTGGAAGGCCAGCCGGATCGGGAGCCCGGGGTTGGCGGCGGTGGTCGCCAGAAAGACGCCGATCGCGCCGGACTCGAACGTGATCGTGGCGCCGACGACGTCCTCGACCTCGATGTCGGTATGGGCGATGCAGCCGCTGTGGGCGGAGACGCAGACGGGGCGACCCATCAGCCAGATCATCAGGTCGAGCGCGTGGATGCCCTGGTTCATCAGGGCACCGCCGCCGTCCAGCGTCAGCGTGCCCCGCCAGTCACCGGACTCGTAGTACTCCTGGGAGCGCCACAGTGGCGACTCAACGACCGCCGAGGTCAGACGACCGAGCAGACCATCGTCGATCGCCGACCTGATGCACCGGGCGGCCGGCTGGAATCGCCGTTGGCTCACCACACCGACCGTCACACCGGCCTCCTGCGCGGCCTCCGCCACCTGATCGGCGCCGTCCATGGTGATCGCCAGCGGCTTCTCCACCAGCACGGACTTGCCCGCGTTGATCACCTGGGCCGCGACCTCGGGATGCAAGCCGCTCGGCACGCAGACCGAGTACGCCGTGACTTCCGGGTCGGCCAGCGCGTCGGCCAGCTCGGTGTAGGCGGTCGCGCCGTACCGATCGGCAAGAGCTGCGGCCTTCTCCTGGTCAAGATCAACGACGGCCGCCAGCTTCGCCCGGTCGGCGAGCGAGTCGATCAAGCGTGCGTGAACGGTGCCGATCACCCCGGCGCCGATGATCCCGACCCGCATCATGGTTCCAGTCCACTCGTCGAGCGTCGCATGGTGGTAGCCAAGCACGCAGCGGGTCGGGCGGCCACACCACCCCACCCGGTGTCTTGGTGAACGGTCAAAGGACCAGAATGGTGATCATGACCGCTGACCTGGACATGCGCATCTATCCCGACCGCGAGCAGTTGGGCGCGGCTGCGGCCGCCGACATCGCCGAGGAACTCCGGGCGGTCCTGGGGTCACAGACGTCGGCCCGGATGATCTTCGCGTCGGCGCCGAGCCAGGGTGAGACGTTGGCCGCGCTGGCGGAGGAGCCGGGGATCGACTGGTCCAAGGTCACCGCGTTCCACATGGACGAGTACCTGGGGCTGCCGCAGGATGCGCCGCAGAAGTTCGCCACCTGGTTGCGCGAGGCGTTCTTCGACCGGGTGCCGATGGGCGCGGTGCACTACATCGATGCGGACGGTCCGGAGACCGAATCGGCCGACGCCTATGCTGCACTGCTGCAGGAGTCGCCGAGCGACATCGTCTGTCTCGGCATCGGGGTGAACGGGCACATCGCCTTCAACGACCCGCCGGTGGCCGATTTCAACGACCCGGCCGCGGTCAAGATCGTCGAACTGGACGAGAAGTCGCGGGTGCAGCAGGTACAGGACGGCCTCTTCGCGACCGTCGATGATGTGCCGAAGCGGGCGATCACGCTGACAGTCCCGTCGCTGCTGAGCGGGAAACGGCTCTTCTGCATGGTGCCTGGTGCGCTGAAGGCGGATGCGCTGAGAGCGACAGCCAGCGAGCCGGTGTCGACCGCCTGGCCGAGCACGATCCTGCGGACGCATCCGCGGTGCACGGTCTATGCCGATGAAGAGGCAGCGTCCCTGCTGACCACCGAGTCGGAGTGACCAGCGCCCAGATCATGTCCGGCGCAGGGTGATCCTTCGCCCGGACAGGGATCCGTCGAGCCCTCATCGATCCCGGTTGGGATCCGTTGCGGGTGAAGCCGCGGAGGGCCGCGCCGCGCCGGGAGTGACCAGCCCGTACTCGTACGCCGCGATCACCGCCTGCACCCGGTCACGGAGGCCGAGCTTGGCCAACACCCGGCTGACGTGGGTCTTGACGGTCCCCTCGGCCACATAGAGCCGGGCGGCGATCTCGACGTTGCTCAGGCCGCCGGCCAGACAGACCAGTACTTCCCGCTCCCGGTCGGTGAGCACGTCCAGTGCCGAGCGCTGGAGCTCCAACGGCATCCGCACGTACTCCTCGACCAGCCGCCGGGTGAGCTTCGGCGCGAGCAGCATGTCGCCGGCCATCACCGTCCGGATGCCCGCGACGAGCTGTTCGGGAGTCACGTCCTTGAGCAGGAAACCGCTGGCCCCGGCCGTCAGCGACTCGAAAACGTAACGGTCTATGTCAAACGTGGTGAGCATGATCACCCGCACGCCCGGTGTGCCGGTCAGGATCTCCCGGGTCGCCTGAATCCCATCGACGCCGGGCATCCGGACGTCCATCAGGATGGCATCGGGTGGTCGATGCCGTACACACGCGATCGCCTCGGCGCCATCCGAGGCGCCGAACGCGACGGTCATGTCGGCTTGGGTTTCGATGATCATCTGCATGCCCGCACGAACCAGCGGCTGGTCGTCGGCGACCCCGACCGTGATCATCTGCGCTCCATTGAGATCATGCAAGTCCCTCCGGCATCGGTAGTTCGGCGCGCACCAGGAATCCACCATCGGGCCGTTCGCCACAACTGAACCGGCCACCCAGCGCGCGGACCCGTTCGGCCAGTCCCTCGAGCCCGCGATGAGCACCCGGAAGTACTGGCTCACCGCGCTGGGTAGGGGCATCGTTGATGATCTCCACAACGAAGTCTGCGTCCGGGCCCTGCCGATCGAGCCGAACCCGCGTCGGGGCTGATCCGGCGTGCTTGACCACGTTGGTCAGGCTCTCCTGGACGATGCGGTAGGCCGTCAGCTGCAGTCCCAACGGAAGTGCCACATCGCCGCGTTGATCGTCGAGCCGAACGGGTAGTCCGAGCCCGCGCATCCGGTCACACAACTCGTGCAGGGTTGCCAGCGTGGGCTGCGGCTCGGTCCCGTCATCGGTCACGTCGTCCCGGCGGAGCACGGCGAGCAGCAACCGGAGCTCGGCCAACGACCCACGGCCCAGCGCTTCGATCTCCCTGAGCGCTTTCCGGGCAACAGCCGGATCGGCATCCGAGGCGAGACGAGCAGCACCGGCCTGCACGACGATCACGGTGATGGTGTGTGCGATGACGTCATGCAACTCGCGGGCGATGCGGGCCCGTTCGGCCTGAACACCCCGTTCCTCGGCGAGCGCGCGATCCAGCTCCGCGCGCAGACTTCGCTCCCAGTGTGCCGCCCAACTTGCCGAGAACAGCCCGAGCGCCCAGAGGGCGATGATCAACGCGGCGTCGAACAACAGGTCGCCCGGCTCCCGCAGTTCGGCGAAGATCGCCGCCAGGGACGCGAATCCACCCAGTGCCAGGGCGAGGCCGACGACGGCGAGCCGCCGTGGCAGGTGCCGACCGGTCGAATACGTCGCGATGAGCAGCGGCAGGAATTCACCCCAGTAGACCAGCCGCATCGGGAACAGCAGCGAGGGCACGATCGTGACGGCAAGGATGATGCCGAGCGTGACCAGCGGAAGCCGGCGCCGGAGCAGCAGGGCGCAGCAGCACAGCACGATCGGCACGACGACGGTCGCGTCGCTGCCGGCACCGACCCGAGACGTGAGCCCGAACGGAACCTCGAGTTCGCCGACCACCAGCAGCACGGCAGCCGGGACGACGTCGAACAAGATGTCGCGCCCCTGCCATGGCCTGACCCGGCGTAGCCCGATGTGCACCATCCCACGCTAGCCACCTGAAGCGCTGCCCGGATCCATCTCAAGACATACATCCGAATCCGTCGCTCGGGCGAAGTCATCAAGTCGCTGCGGAGACGCGGCTGGTGGCTGATGTCCCTAGCGTTGCAGCCGTGCCAACAGGAGATCCGTTCGGGAGAGGGAGAATTGATGTCAGAGTCCAGACGATCCGAGACCGTCAGGCATTGGATGATGATCATGGCGCTGGTGCTCGGACCGGCGGTCGTCACGCTGTCGGCAGCGTTCATCCTGCCGTTACCCACCACCGATTCCGTGCACGACGACTTCACGGCCATGATCACCAATCGCCCGCTGCTATTGATCTCTTCGCTGCTGGAGGGTGTCGGATTCACGATCACCCTCGGCGGCTACGCGGCCATCGGTCAGTTCCTACGCCGGCGGGGTGTCACGCTGGCCACCATCGGCGCAGCCTTGTGCGTGGTTGGGATCCTCGGCTTCGGCTGGGCGGGTGCGACCGGCTTCGTGCTCCACGCACTGACAGGGATGACTGATCATGACGCCGCGTTCGCTGCGGCCCAGGCCATCGCGTCC
This window harbors:
- a CDS encoding Gfo/Idh/MocA family protein, with the translated sequence MMRVGIIGAGVIGTVHARLIDSLADRAKLAAVVDLDQEKAAALADRYGATAYTELADALADPEVTAYSVCVPSGLHPEVAAQVINAGKSVLVEKPLAITMDGADQVAEAAQEAGVTVGVVSQRRFQPAARCIRSAIDDGLLGRLTSAVVESPLWRSQEYYESGDWRGTLTLDGGGALMNQGIHALDLMIWLMGRPVCVSAHSGCIAHTDIEVEDVVGATITFESGAIGVFLATTAANPGLPIRLAFHGDGGVIVMDDERITQFTTTVTDSPPTPPSSEAAESIDAAHRAQYADFLQAIGDHREPFVTVADGRLSLQVVLAIYESARTGRPVELPAGK
- a CDS encoding glucosamine-6-phosphate deaminase, which produces MTADLDMRIYPDREQLGAAAAADIAEELRAVLGSQTSARMIFASAPSQGETLAALAEEPGIDWSKVTAFHMDEYLGLPQDAPQKFATWLREAFFDRVPMGAVHYIDADGPETESADAYAALLQESPSDIVCLGIGVNGHIAFNDPPVADFNDPAAVKIVELDEKSRVQQVQDGLFATVDDVPKRAITLTVPSLLSGKRLFCMVPGALKADALRATASEPVSTAWPSTILRTHPRCTVYADEEAASLLTTESE
- a CDS encoding response regulator transcription factor, which translates into the protein MITVGVADDQPLVRAGMQMIIETQADMTVAFGASDGAEAIACVRHRPPDAILMDVRMPGVDGIQATREILTGTPGVRVIMLTTFDIDRYVFESLTAGASGFLLKDVTPEQLVAGIRTVMAGDMLLAPKLTRRLVEEYVRMPLELQRSALDVLTDREREVLVCLAGGLSNVEIAARLYVAEGTVKTHVSRVLAKLGLRDRVQAVIAAYEYGLVTPGAARPSAASPATDPNRDR
- a CDS encoding sensor histidine kinase, with the translated sequence MVHIGLRRVRPWQGRDILFDVVPAAVLLVVGELEVPFGLTSRVGAGSDATVVVPIVLCCCALLLRRRLPLVTLGIILAVTIVPSLLFPMRLVYWGEFLPLLIATYSTGRHLPRRLAVVGLALALGGFASLAAIFAELREPGDLLFDAALIIALWALGLFSASWAAHWERSLRAELDRALAEERGVQAERARIARELHDVIAHTITVIVVQAGAARLASDADPAVARKALREIEALGRGSLAELRLLLAVLRRDDVTDDGTEPQPTLATLHELCDRMRGLGLPVRLDDQRGDVALPLGLQLTAYRIVQESLTNVVKHAGSAPTRVRLDRQGPDADFVVEIINDAPTQRGEPVLPGAHRGLEGLAERVRALGGRFSCGERPDGGFLVRAELPMPEGLA